Proteins from one Penicillium digitatum chromosome 2, complete sequence genomic window:
- a CDS encoding Dihydroxy-acid/6-phosphogluconate dehydratase, with protein MERYDALSLVQAIREKYIGLNWSTVFAVVVFTVRQAPYWFPWIGHGPAFLWDHVAFFTRIRKSMKEPVFGIYIRGVKYNAVVSPSMMKTILSVKSAAPHNQVLDQALQNVFGDRGLIRNLDLDRYQGVSDKASTILNEEAFVTEASSAITRLVQRDMPNLVSFCRSIVDQYPWERGISGVEVPDEGDQKVCEANLFALVSNFIGHVSSAFLMGEAFVENFPNLSEDLGRLDDCFATLFVGTPRWAPHPAASAGHAASDRLRHIFSIFHRAFTAWDDGIDPGIELRDLEDVSELFKDRMRTFRKLELSPGASAAGHLSLYYDLIEHTTKITFWTITHLFAEPSLLDQVRKEIAPYMVASRPTREETGFPFDEPPRLSLNIEKALTSCPLFKACYCETVRLHSAGISFKKLGSDVILSESAEEAAHGLTEPRTYKIAKGEYILVPHGAYYHDARYFSNPEQYDPLRFLVTDPATGKQRADLSILAPFADGLYGSTDNGFTERAILTFTAGIVVLWDIEPTIGKFLSVPGHKTSWGAFRPTKELRVKMKLRV; from the exons ATGGAGAGATACGATGCCTTGAGTCTTGTACAGGCCATCCGTGAGAAATATATCGGATTAAACTGGTCAACAGTTTTTGCTGTCGTGGTGTTC ACGGTGCGACAAGCACCTTATTGGTTTCCCTGGATTGGTCATGGCCCTGCCTTTTTATGGGATCACGTCGCCTTCTTTACGAGAATTCG AAAATCTATGAAGGAGCCTGTCTTTGGCATTTACATTCGCGGTGTGAAGTACAATGCTGTGGTTTCTCCATCTATGATGAAGACTATTTTATCTGTCAAATCTGCCGCACCACACAATCAGGTTCTCGATCAGGCTCTGCAAAACGTCTTTGGCGACCGCGGCCTCATCCGCAATCTGGATTTGGATCGTTACCAAGGAGTTAGCGACAAGGCTTCTACCATTCTCAACGAAGAGGCTTTTGTCACTGAGGCTTCTTCTGCTATTACCCGTTTGGTTCAGCGCGATATGCCGAACCTGGTGAGCTTTTGCCGGAGCATTGTTGACCAATACCCCTGGGAGCGTGGCATCAGTGGAGTCGAAGTTCCCGATGAAGGGGACCAGAAAGTATGCGAGGCCAATCTGTTTGCACTTGTAAGCAATTTCATTGGTCACGTGAGTTCTGCTTTCCTGATGGGCGAGGCGTTCGTGGAGAATTTCCCTAATCTCTCAGAAGACCTTGGAAGACTCGACGATTGCTTTGCGACACTTTTCGTGGGCACTCCCCGTTGGGCCCCGCATCCAGCGGCTTCAGCAGGGCATGCGGCTAGTGATCGGCTTCGCCATATCTTTTCAATCTTTCATCGAGCTTTTACTGCCTGGGACGATGGGATTGACCCCGGCATTGAATTgcgtgatcttgaagatgtTTCTGAGCTATTCAAAGATCGGATGCGGACTTTTCGCAAATTGGAACTATCTCCAGGTGCCAGTGCTGCAGGGCACTTGTCTCTGTATTATGATCTGATTGAACACACAACCAAGATCACCTTTTGGACAATTACTCATCTGTTTGCCGAACCTTCACTTCTCGATCAAGTCCGTAAAGAGATTGCTCCTTACATGGTGGCTTCCAGACCAACTCGCGAGGAAACGGGGTTCCCCTTCGATGAACCTCCTCGTCTCTCTCTAAACATTGAAAAAGCACTCACATCTTGCCCACTGTTTAAAGCGTGTTACTGTGAGACTGTGCGCCTTCATTCAGCGGGAATCTCTTTCAAGAAGTTAGGGTCCGACGTGATACTTTCCGAGTCGGCAGAAGAAGCCGCCCATGGTCTGACGGAGCCCCGTACATACAAGATTGCAAAGGGCGAGTATATCCTTGTACCCCACGGCGCCTACTACCATGATGCTCGATACTTCTCAAATCCGGAACAGTATGATCCCCTTCGATTTCTCGTGACTGATCCCGCAACGGGAAAACAACGGGCTGATCTAAGCATCCTTGCCCCCTTCGCGGATGGATTGTATGGATCTACGGACAATGGCTTCACCGAGCGGGCTATCTTGACTTTCACGGCTGGCATTGTGGTCTTGTGGGACATTGAGCCCACAATTGGTAAATTTCTCTCAGTTCCAGGGCACAAGACTAGCTGGGGGGCTTTCCGACCGACCAAGGAGCTGCGGGTAAAGATGAAGTTGAGGGTATAG